The Oxyura jamaicensis isolate SHBP4307 breed ruddy duck chromosome 5, BPBGC_Ojam_1.0, whole genome shotgun sequence region ATTAACTAAGTATCTGGCATGTATATACAATGACTTGCTCTGCCAGCCACGTTTCTCAGGCATTGCTATGCATTTCTGCCCACGTCCTGCTGTGAGTCTGGCATGACGTGCCTGGTACCCAaagcaggtggggaggaagccTCTTCACTCGCCCGCAGAGCCTGCCTACAGCAGGTGTGGAATGCAGGTGGGGGCTGCATTTTCAGGCCATCTTACTGGTGTTCGGCAGCAGGAGTACCTGGGGGACTCTGGGAGGCAGAATACAACCCTCATGCCTGTCTCTCCACTTTGGAGTCCAGTTTGTGTGGAGCTCCCCAGgtgatttttaaagcagctctctactgctttctcttttgtagaggaaataaatggaaaagcagtGTTAGCAGAAAGGAACAAGAACTAAGGGGCAGCTGGGCCACTGTAGGTCACCTTCTTATGCTGGATTTTCAATGTTCCTATTAAAACAGTCTGCTTATCGCTGACCTGTGCTGGCTAAAGGGACCTATAAAGAGCTCTGCTCCTCCTACTCCTAGCCTGGTTCCTGTGTTCCCATCTCACTTACAGGTTAGTGATTCCTAATGCCATTTTGTCAGGTCTTTGTTAGGTCAGGGTGCCCAAATCTTGTGGTGCTTGGTCCTAGTTTTCTCTGAGATGAAGCCTTAGTGAAAGAAACTAAGAAAACCAGCTTTACAAAGCTGTTAGCAGCTCCCTGGGTACTGCTATTGAAGCTATTGGTTAGGCAATGGCCTAGCTGGTTGTCCAGATTCTCCTTCTGATGTCTGAATGCTTAATGTACAGGTGAGGTAGGAAGATGACTCCAGGCATAAGCATGTGCTTAGAGGTCTAGTGGGTTCAGCTGGATAGTTACCTCACTGATGTAAGCAGCAAGTTCCTAAtgtgtgctttgtgctctgctgcagctctgagaaCAGtgggaaatgtttgtttattctaTCTGGGCTCTGTTGGTTGCAGCAATAGTCGGGGCAGTGCCTAATCTAATTAGTGCTGTCCGTAGcaaaagaaattgaagttaAAACTGAAGCCAGCAAAGGTGAGCAAAGCAGGAAGATGCCTACAAATTATCGTTTGTCTGGTAAAGGTGGAGGACTTTTctctgggaaaatattttaatgactaAAGCAGTGAAGTAGATGTCTTGAGTACTATCCTCAACCCTTTCATTGTTTTGTGGCatgctttaaagaaattaatatttctgtgacTCTGTTTTTGTAAACTTCCTCAAGGTGCTTGGCTGAAAGGTGACTAGCACAGGACACTTCTTACCTTGATGACAAAGCTGGTGTACTGTGGTTTCTTCTCATTCAAGATGATGCCGATGGCACAAGGGATTAGCAtcagggccagggaggtgattatTCCTTTGTAAGGTACCTTGCCCTCCAAATCACCCTCATAGAGTCCTCCCGAGTAAAGGTACAGAAGCAGAGGCATGAGTCCAATTGCCAGGACCGTTGAGCATGTAGTCATTACAATGCTGAGTTGGAGAAAGAAACCTTCATtagaagaatgattttttttttttttttttaatattttagtaaaCTGGACACATGGTTTTTATATGAAGTTTACCTCGCTCTTTCCCAGACTGTCACTGAGGCTCCCTCAACATCACTATCAGGTTGTAGGAGGACATGATATGAACAGAGTGAGGGGAAGGCAGTTCAAGTTCTGTATAAGCTCTGAACAGACCCTTGTTTATGGATGCAGCCCACACTTCAGGAATTCACAAGTGACAGTAATGCCTCACACTTCTCACAGGGACACATTGGCTTGTTGAGCAGCCTGGCTGATTTAAAACTATTCTAGGCTTAGTACTTCGTTGTCCAGCCTCTTGTGGACTGCAAATGTCAGTTCAGCCAGCTTCTGAACCAGCTGTACAACTGGATTGGGCTGGGCAACAAGCACACGCTCAGCCTCGCTTACCTGAGGTTCATGTCACCTTTCAGCGCCAGACTGAAGATGTTTGAGAGGTTTCCACCTGGGCAGCAGCCACAGATGAGGATGGCCAGGGATTCTGTAGGGCCCAGCTGGAAGAGCTTGCCCACTACAAATGCTGTCAGGGGCATCACGCCGTACTGAGCCATTACAGCAATAGCTACACCTTTGGGATTCCTGAGGTGAGTTGTGATCTTGGCTATCTCCATCGTACACCCCAGAGACACCATGATGACGAAGAGGACCACAATAAGGATCGCATTCAGGGCTGTGTCCGTGGCCTGCTGGCCAAATGCAAaagctggtgctgtgctggtcAAGGAGGTGCTCTGTGTGCAACCTGGGCTCCAAAGCTCTGGGCTCTCAGAGACTCCCCTGGACTTGTTCATCCTGCTGAAGAGTTTAGTGGTCCCTTCTTCTGTAAGCAGCTGTCAAGGTGAGGAAGGGATTGATTCATAAGtctgaataaaatacaattaatgCAACTAAAATGTGAGTTCTCCTGCTCCCTCTGGTCTGcaccttttctctttcaggccACTGCTCTTATTTAGCAGCCATTGAAGTGGAAATCTCTTTTAAGGAGTTGTGTACATTGTAACTTGTCTGAGGAATGGAGTCACAACAGACAACTTATGCAGCTTGCACGGACAACTGACACTAGTCACAGGACTCAGCCTGTTAGTCCCACAGCAACCAAGGGCACCCTGTTCCATTCAGCAATACACGGGGCAGTGTATTGGTGCAGCTTCTGCTCTGGTCTCCCTCCTCATCCATCGCCTGTCCTCACCGTGAATAtgagggcagagctggcaaAAGTGAGAGAAAGGCTCATTCAAAACTGGTAAAGACAGGCAGAAAAGCTCTTGTCCGCAAGATACTGCTGAAGCCAATGGTTAAAAATATGATCCATCCAGGgtactttgtttttaacaagCGTTATAAAATGCTTATGCTTGTGCCCATAAGCCTATCTCTCAACAGGAagattaggaaagaaaaatcccccTTGGACTAGTAGTGTCTCTGGGAAACTGCTAGGGGctttcttgtcctttttcctGGCATGGTTTCTTCTTGTCAGAGTGcctcctcatttattttttttattattattttgtatttaattgcaTAAGAGAATTAATTCACCAAGCTTTCTCAACATTCAAAAATATGACTCCCCCCTTAGCACTGAGCAGAGGCTCCGCATGGCAGGACCCTCCACCGACCGCTGCAGTCCATGCCTGCACAAGGCTTCCTGGCAGGGCACGGCATGCACCCAGTGCCCCGGTGTGCAGGGAAAGGAGAGCGGGGTGGCTGGCAccagggagggaagcaggagcaAAGAGGTGGCTGTCAAAGGctgttcttccagctgctgaagAAGGGATCTCTTCTGGTCCCCCACTGCTCCCTGTGCCCTGGCTGGACGTGGGACATGCTTCCCTGCACTGTCCACAATGCAGGTGCTGTGCTTCCTGACTCCTCTACAgcttttgtcttcatttatgGAGCAAGTTGACCTGGGCCATCCCCTAGGTCAGGCATGGGTCTCTAACAGCATGCAAAGTAAAACACATTAAACCAGAGTGAAGCGAATGCCATTACCTTACACAGCTGTGAGCACAGCTCTCAAAGGCTTTGGCGAGGTTGCCTGCTGCTCCATCCCTTCCTGGCCATGCTCAGTGAGCAGGAGTGCTCTTCAGTCCTTCTGCATCAGGAAAATCTTCCCCACTTGGCAAAATCTTGTCCTCTGCTTGCAGAATATAAAGCCTGGGTCTAAAAGTATTTTAGGTAGGGAAATTGTCAGAATGTGTGTTGTTCTGGGGCTGCAGTCTCTTCCTGTGTGGCACAGGACTCGACAAGGGATTTCAGCCTGGGAGGCTCACTGTGGTATGGCCAAACTTTAATCCCTTTGCTGAAGGTCATTATAATGCTGCTCTGCCCACTTCAGGGATGTCCTCGTCGCCCCTATTCATCCAGGAGATCCGCGGGCCCGACCTCTCCAGTCCCATTGCTCTGGAAACGCCACTGGCAGCAGGAAGGAACGGCAGGGCTGccctccccatcctccccacTCACTTTGGGTTGGGAACTTTGTTTTCTAGGCTGGGAGCCAGTCCggaaaacaaccaacaacagCTCTGTAGCCTAGCATGGCATCCCTGAtcaggctgggaggaggagtGCCCACAGCGGGATGGAGCCATACCAGGAGCCACCAGCATCTCCGTGTGACCGTGGCTTCTCCTGCAGCCTTGCTGTTAGTGCCTACGGTGCTGCTCTCAGAGGCCTCTGTGTCGGTGGTGTGGCAGAGGGACACCCAGCCAGGTATTGTGTGTCAGCAAGGCCCAAGGAACCAGGAGAAAATGCAGGAGCCCTCGTTCCTCGGGCCTTGCTGACACACAATACCTGGCAGCACCTACGTTATCACAGGAACCTTGCAGCTGcccaaagcaaaatgaaatgcgTGCAGTATAGCAGTTCACCTCCACTCGCTCACTTGGCCAGGGCGCCAGAAAGGTGGCCCAACAATTgcatctctttttctccctcccttctctttcttcccccccacccccagatccccaggcagcctctcaaaatgtttgttttcactgtgctCGCCTTTTAGCCGTGCGCTGAATGTTGTCAGGAGATGCAAGAGGGGTCAAGTCAAGCAGCTAAGTGGTTTTAAAGTGTCGCTGCCTATGCAGCACCCAGACCTCCCTGCCAGCTCAGTGCTGCTCAACGTTTTAAAATGACGATGTTGTAACACCCTCACCCTTTGTCTTTGCAGGACTGTAGAAGAATGCTTCAGCTACtccagtaattaaaaaaatgcctgCTAGTTGTTTGCTCGTCAAGTGTTCCTGCTCGTTCCCAGTAGCTAAAGCACGAAACGCCACAGGAACCAAGGGAGAGACTGGTTGAGAGAGGCGGAATAAATGAGCATCATTATTTCACTCTGATTCACGCTGGAGATGTCCGGTTGTTTTACGCAGGCACTGGAGCTGGGCGCTGGCAGTCGGTCCTCGCCAAAGAGCTGCATCGTGGCTCTGAAGCTGCTGCTCACTGCAGTGGGACCTGCTGGTGCCCAGAGGGGTGCCTGGAGATGGAGCAGAAAGGCTGGAGGAAATATTTCCACGTTGTCTagccaggcacagagcaggctTTCATCTCAGAGGAGCCAAATGGAGGGACCGGCAGCAGCCACCCAGTGGCTTttgacaattatttttgaacCATTTTTCTGGACTCAGCTCTTAAAGGGTAAATTTCTAAATGTGCTGTGAAGgttctcttttttcctcacagctCAAACGTGCCCAAGTAGCTTCTCTGCACGGTGAGGTCCTGCGCAGCTCAGGCCACTTGAGGGCAGTGGTTGCATGCCCAGAGCCAGACTGCTCTCCGAGGACAAAAGCCCTCATAAAACAACGAAGTCTCACCGTAGGTGCCATTGCttggatctgttttttttttatttatttatttttattttatttttttttattgtcagaTACTCCCAAATTCAGAGGTATGCTCTAATATACCGGGTATCACAGGATGTTTGACAAGCCTGAGGCACTAAAGGTGATATTCAGAAAACACACCACACAGAAGTTTGCAGGCTTCTTCTTGGTGCTCAGCACGATCTGTGCTGTAGACTTCTTTTGAAAGACACCAATGGTGTCAGTGCTTCATGCTTTCATAATGCAGCTTCATAAATTTACTTGACAAATATGAAATGGCTCTTGTACTTCTTTCACTGGTGGGGAGCTGAGGTCCAGTTTTCTACTTTGCAGCTGGGGCTgtcatttcttttgtatttttacagaatttaaCATAACTTGAGCTCAGCCCAGTTGTTGCCCAAAGGGCATACTTCAGCAGGTATGCCCAATAGGAGTGGTGGTGATGTGATTTGTGCCAGATTTCACACTATGTTGGCCCACAGTCCAAGATGTGACCTTGGCATCCGGGTGCCCATACTTTACTCATGTAAGGTTTACTTGCTGCACAGTTatatgctttaatattttttttctgtgtgtttttaaggTGTTTGGCTCCATTTAGTGCCAGAAACAGCCTCCTGAGCCTTTGTTATATCCTTGTTTCTTCATtctccccccccagctgctgagTGTTGTCCTTTTGCTCAGGAGGATGCTGGTGGTGGGTCAGCACCCATCCGACCACAGGAATGCCAAAGGCCTGGAGCAGCCTGTCCTGAGGTAGGATTACCCTTGCAGCTGTGTCTGCCTGGTGCTGGAGTGGCCATCAGGCTTGAAGAAGATGGGTTTCTGCAGGGGCAATTGCTCCTTGCTATGATTTGTTCCAGCTGTGGCTCCCCAAGGCCACAGTTCACTTCTGTTATCATCATCTGGGTGATGCAGCCCACCTGGCTTCCCAGTTAAAATCTAGGCACATttagctctttaaaaacaagaagagctattgtttttcttcagaggcCCCTGTCATAATTAAAGCAGAAGCTGACCTGCTTTTGTGTCTCCTCCCCAGCCTTTTGGGCTGCTCAAATGCTGGTTGCCTTGGGCTTATTCATAAATGCACACAGGGTAGGTTTCTGAGTTGTGTGActagcagctgctgcctgcagtttGGTCTGGCTCGACATAAGGAAAATTGTGTGTCTGGGGTGGTGATTAAGTCTGTTTATGTCTGATCCTACTCTGATGGATAGCAAGAAATTTGAACAAATCGATCAGGCTTGTCCTGAGATGGAAACTATTGCAGGATCACAGGATGGTtgaggttggatgggacctctGCAGTTTGTCTGGTCCACCCCATGCTCACGTAGGGCCACCTATAAATAGGCACAAGCCACCATGAGCTGGGGCAATTGATGCCGGGATGAGGGCCATGCTCCTCTCTCCTCACCCCTGTGCTGGGTCCCGCTGTGTCTCTAcgctgggggctggcaggatGAGGGGGGCTGGAGAGGGGCCTGGTCCAAGAGGCTGGCAGCACGCCATGGAGGCCTCTCACAGCTACCGGCACGTGCCATCAGAGACTCACTGACCAGCTATGTCTGTGGTGGCATCCCACAGCACATGGTCTAATATCCTATGCCCCATAGCGGGGTGTCCCCATGCCTTCCTGGTGGCTGTGCCCCAAGTTCCAGTGCTGGGCATTTGCTGGCTCGGCCCCACAGCACTCCTCTTAGTGCCAGCAGGAGCCAACgttgtttgtgtttgttcaAATCCTGTTTAGCATCCATcaggattaaaagaaaaaaaaaaaaacacctcccctCTCACACAATTTtgtttgatagaaaaataattaattttgcaatTAGCTCTGCCCAGAACAAATGATGTAAGAGTGCTGCGTATGGGCTAAATTAGTGCCTGCTGAGACACAGCGCCAGCATCTGTCTGCTTTGGTGACACTTATTTTAAGCAGGCGGAGGAGGGTACAGTGCACCCTCCTGTGATGTTCCTGACGGCTTTGTCTCTCGTGGGGGCCCAGGGAGTGCTCAGCAGCGTCAGCTCTCAGCTGGTCAGCAGTGAAAAAGCAGCTTACTCCAATGCCTCTTCTCCATTTTAGGGAATTTGTTGGAAATTTGAGCTCGGTGGTCAGGTGGACATTGCTTACGCTTACATCCTCAGTGTCCAGGGAGCTCTGGAGAAACCAATCCCAAGGGCATGAGGCATGTCAGCTGTGGAGGCTAGCACTTGTGGTGGGGCGAGGAGATCACCTGGGCCACCACTGTGTGCCCACCTGTGGAGGGACATCCTGGCTGGCTGCCCCTGCCCGCAGGAAGGGTGGCATTGAGTAGGCTTACCTCAAAGGCAGGACTCTGATGGGGGGCGATTACGCAGTGTAGGAAGCCCGTTTGTTTCcatgatgtttatttttccccaagataTTGCTTATTGTCTATTGTAGTCACTTGTTAACTATGTAATTAGTGGGTCTAGTTGATCTTGACTATTTCGTTTCCTTAGGGACCAGATGTAAAAGAcagctttataaatatttgacaGCTTAAGTTTCCTTCAGACTTCAGTAAAATGTTGTTGGCAGGTCATCAGGACCGTCCTTAAGCCTGTATCTGATCCATATAGCTTTGATTATTGCTCTTAGTTTCATGGGAAAAACAAGCTTTTCTGCCATACTTCTGACCTATTCTGGGCtacaagttttcagaaaatgctgtgttttctgtgggtCAGTTGACAAGCCGTTGTGGGAGAGCTTGGGACAAGCTTGGGAGAGCTGATCAGGATGATAAAAGGTTCCCTGGCCTCTTGCCTGGCTTCTAGATATAGATGCCTTTCACCTGTGAAGGTCAGAGGTGCCTTGACCTGAGGTAAGCGTGCTTCATTTGTATCCaagattacattttaaataatttcatcagGTAGATTGTGTTCAAGTTCTATCTCCATAGATTTAAACTGCTCAGTTAGTAGGAGAGCACCATGTGGGAGCATGCCACGGTCCTCAGTGCCTATGCAAGATACTTAGAGGAGTTACAGGGCTAATAAGGATGAAATTGCTGGTACCACTGCAGAGCTCATGGCTTTGTCTGATTCTTGTATGCTCCTTTGGCATATTTGCATCACTGACAGTGGTGTCTGAAGATTCTGTCTCTGTTCTTTCTTGTGGCTACTCACAGTCTTCACAGCAAAGCTGTAGATTGCTTGTATTAGAAGATCAGACTTTCCTCTCTCCCATTGGCACATTAGGTGCTTTGAGAAGAGGATGCATGAGATTACTTCACAGCAGAGATTTCCCCACAAGGCAGAAATAACTGTTGCAGCCACACTGCACTTGCTCAAAGGCTCAGGGCTGAGAAAGTCACTGAGCAGACAGCCTGGGTCAGTCTAGAGCTTGCTCCCTGCTTTATCACTGTCCCCTCcgtggggtgggaaggggaaaggtCCTGAAGCAATCTGAGCTTAATAAGAGGAGCATAACCCTTTCCAGCTACAGAAGGGTTTCTTCAGGTTTGGCTTCTTGATGTTGCTAAGGAATCCTGATTAAATCTACAGGCAGCAGAAACATGGCATTAAGCCATCAGGAGGGCATGCAGCGTTACTGACCATTAGCACAGCGAGGGTGTAGGGACTTCAGACAGGGAAACAGCAAAGGAGGATATGTTTGTTTACAAGTCAAGCTTTGAGAGAACTCAGTGACATAGTTATGTCACCACTTTTTAGTTTGGATTTTGGGAGAGAGTTGCTGTTTTCCCCCACTGTTGTCATTCCCTTTGTCTTAAACTTGCACCCATTGCTACGGGGCCCTGATTCAGACCAAGAAGGTAGGACAAGCAGAGGGTTATGCTGTTTGCTTGTGGGAGAAGTGAGCTGGACCAATTTCCTTGCTTGCCTATGCTTTAGGACATTAGGAACATTAGGAAAGCAAATTTCTGCCCTTGTTCCacctctgcaggcagggagcaaaGGCATGTTTTGCTTCCTGGTGGTGTGGTAAGGATGAAGACCCTGGAGGATGGGAGATGTGGTACTGGGCTCCACCATGCCTTGATGTAATGCTGGGAAGGCTGGGAGCCTGGTGTGATGGTGTATCCTTTGGTCCAAGGGAAGCTCagtgccccagccctggtgtGCAGCTGATGTGCACCATCCTGCTAAAGCACTGTTGCCTCCCTCCTGAACTCCTGACCTTTCCACACAGTGCCGATGAACCATGAACTTTTCAAAGTTCAAGCAGGCTCTTGAAAACCCCTTGCTTATTTGTGTACTTTGCCATCCATCTTCACCTTCTGCAGCTCCTTAGGCCCACATGTACTAAGCTTTGTCAGGAGTGCTCCAGggagctggctcctgctgcacaccagcaaaggtgtgtgtgtgcctgtggcTGCCAGTCCTGCTGCCACTTACCTCTGGGCTGATCTCCACTGGGTTTGTGTCTGCTTTGTTGCATAAAAGGAAAGGACAGCCTCATTTCTTGCCCAACTGTGCTAAAggaataaagcaccttcatcCTATGACCTGTCTCTGGCCACCGTGACTTATTTTGGAAACTGAGAGAAGCAAATCCTTATCAGACAGTGATGGACTGACTGACCTGCTAATGGACAAAGTCTCTTATTGCTCCCATTAAATAAATACCCAAGTTAAACACTGGAGCCTGAGGAGTGTTGTTTCCACATCCTGTGGATACTCTAGCTATCCAAATGTATTCCTTGTCCTCCTGGATATTTTGCTGAGTTTTTGGGCTGATGGAAACCTTGTGGCTTTGAGTTCCCTAAATGAATTAGGCACTGTTGTCTTTTGGTTGTTGCTGCTCCTGTGGTCACCCCCTGTGCTAGGTCTTGTACAAGCACCCAGGCAACGGCAAGCCAAACCCAGCAGTGCAATGCTTTTGTCTTGCTTTAATTATAGCAGGACACAATTATTAGCAGcgtgtttttatttccatttgttcaTTCTGACACCAAACAAAGGAAGCCATTATATCTACAAGAGGATGTTTCAGGAAGTGTCAGGGTAAATAAAGCTAACGAGACCAGTGCACAAGAGAGTATCACATTCTCTTACAACGATCGATAATCAGGTTGCTACAAGCCCGACCCTTTCAAGAGGCATAGTACTGAGTCTGCACTCAGATTGGCCTTTAATCTTGGAGGATCACTGAGCTCCTCACAGACTGATACATTTATCACAGTTATCTAACCCCTAACCCAGGTATCCCTGGAAAGACATATGGCAGGTCTTTCAGTGCtgtaggaaatgaaaaaagtaaGTTGGATGGCACCCACCTGCCCCTTTCTGGCAATATGTTTCTGCTCTGCAAAGGAGGTGTGGACCAGGCTAAAAATTACATGTCAGGTCTGGGATTGACCTTGGATAATATTTCTGAATCTTCCCAGCTCCCTGAACAGTAGTGCATAGTATGCAATATGTTGTTGGAAACATTGTGCTTCTATGTCCCCGATAAAATTgaggctgctgcccccagcttAACTTTTCTGTGCCTCTTTGCT contains the following coding sequences:
- the SLC10A1 gene encoding sodium/bile acid cotransporter produces the protein MNKSRGVSESPELWSPGCTQSTSLTSTAPAFAFGQQATDTALNAILIVVLFVIMVSLGCTMEIAKITTHLRNPKGVAIAVMAQYGVMPLTAFVVGKLFQLGPTESLAILICGCCPGGNLSNIFSLALKGDMNLSIVMTTCSTVLAIGLMPLLLYLYSGGLYEGDLEGKVPYKGIITSLALMLIPCAIGIILNEKKPQYTSFVIKTGMVVLLLSSVAIIVLSVANVGSSIMVVFSPSLLGSSALMPFIGFLLGYVLSAVFKLNDRCRRTVCMETGCQNVQLCSTILKVAFAPEVIGPLYFFPLLYLMFQLGEGLLLILAFRIHDGVKKPNDATEAICAAADTNTAQEMKPVSRLCRKSRKPGKRYREILQQPLSQPPRAPPSAAGLQVSSSSL